Within Triticum dicoccoides isolate Atlit2015 ecotype Zavitan chromosome 1B, WEW_v2.0, whole genome shotgun sequence, the genomic segment ctggtatgtagggcatgctactcagagtcTCATTTTTGTTGTGGATGAGGgatagtatctggaccattcttgatggaccgacgttacaatcatgtagcagctttatgaaTTTCTTCTCGAGGGGGGTGAATCCTttgtgggcggtcagaaattttacCAGGTCGAACTTATTTATGAGTtcgtggttgtgctcgtcaaaatattcagTGACCACCCACCGTGCTCCATCTACGTTCATCTTGCACCGGACAGGGCACTCCGTCTTGAGAATGATGCCTCTCTTTCGTTCCAgaacgacaggcgcaacacctttacccttcttgttccttcgtgccttgtagcacctcatctcacctctgttgtactcgttagttttttaattttcctatagTATTCGGTGTTGACCGCATACCCATGGAACTTTTcatatgtctggtagaattcctttgcttctGTGAATGAATCAAATCTCTACCCAATGTACGATGGCTGAGGTACCATGATTTCTGATTacccaccatcttcatccccttgtgcttcgtcatcagtttcatcattcacttcagtatcggcggcagttTCATCTACTAGAGTGTTGCTTGTGCTGGTGTTCAAAGGTGTGCttgtcggcattgctggaatgattgtCGTTTCCGACACTGACTCGGCATTGTTTGTGGCATGATTGTTGGCTGGCTGGTAGAacgcgtcttccgtgcgctcagagctccccgtAGTAGATGTCCCCGCGCCGATGTTGATTGTAGTTGAAGGTCCTGTAATAAAAAAACAGATACGAGCGTAAGATTTTGCTTGAATGGCATGTTTACCGTAATGGAGTACAGCAACTGCATgtgatttggcatgacatcattcACACAGCAAGCCGTGAGTCTGCATATGGAcatgcatggcaactgtagttcttcagtcatggcagctacagtccaacaaacatggcaactactgttGCCAATGCATGGCAACCGGCTTCTTTCAGTACCAAAACTTGGATTCTATATCCATGGCAGCCGCAGTCCAACATACATGGCAACTACTGCTGCCAATACATGGCACCCAGTATATTCTAGCATCAAAACTTGCATTCTAGGCTTGAGCTCACTAGGCAAATGCGATCAATCATTAGTGTTGCACACACTCTTTTAGCAATTGGCAAATCCCGAAGACAATATATGACTCTTTGCACATGACCACTTGGTAgcattttctgtttgttttttccACCACCACCGTTACAAATCTTCTTTTTCTCACATGCTAAACAAATGCAGTACTGCTTTCTGGTTCAAATTTTTCTTACCTTGTTGTGCCGCATGTGCCGATCTTGTGTGGTCTGTCATTCCAATTTGATGTGCTCTATCTGCAATAGCGTTGTCCTGCAACTGTGAAGCTTGCCATGAGACGTTTGCCGATGTAGTCCCACCGTAACAACCTGTGATCATGGTAGCAGTTCGTCactgcatggcaactgtagtttctTCAATATGGCACATGTAGTAGTCCAACCATGCCACACAGATTTGTTCACACTTGTCATCCACGGTTGGTTAGACATTGCAATCACATTTgatcatacatggcaactgcagttgtccaggcatggcaactgcagttgtcaagGCATGGCAACTGTAGATGTCCAGGCATGGCAACTCCAGCTGCCAGCTTTGTTCCTTCTCCTAATTCACCGTTCGCAACTTCACTTTTATTTactcacctgtgtatgacgtcgatggcaggtacatggttGCCGCATGATGCCACGTGCCGCATGAAGGTCCTACATTTTTCCGATATAACTCGTGAGTCTTTTGCCATCCTTTGCCAGTTTAATTTTCATGTCCACACCAGTATGTTTGTTTTTCGTATGCGTTACCTTGATTTTTCACATTAGCTAGTTGAAGTTGGTTGCCCatacatttgtcagtgttagcgccctGTGACTGAACTTGCCATGGTGCCCCCCTGaatgtgttttggtcataagaacctgcgaaaaaTGACATGGTAGGACATAAGCAGAATGTCATCTTTATCGTCGCGAACATGGCAAATGTTCTTTTCTTTGTTATCATGCATCGTACCGATGCATGCGTACtgctctagtagtggcagcaacggccctgcagaaatgagttgactatactctgctgcatcccaagggggcgtttctggcctttgagaaacCCAAGGATCGGTGCCGTTTTCGTGATTCATTCTTCCGCGTTTTGTTTCTGTCAATGTGTTCTTAGTCACTGCATGAACAAGAGCGCATCAACAATCcgcaaaaaatgcattttttgaTGTTTGCACGTAGAAGATAACACGGCAATCTTATCACATTTTCTGCGTAGGCAACCAACGCATCATGGCAAGTAGGACATGCACATCCACTCTCTTTTCTGAAATCTGGGTGCCAGCTATCATTTTGAAGCGATGGCAACAGCCACTAAAATAGGATGGCAAGCAACAGGTTAACATGGTGGCAGTTGACGGCAACGATAGGCGGCAACTGATGTTAGACACAAGTGGCAATAATTTTTCCTACCCCCTATGCCAAATTCTCTTTTTCTCTCCCTTTTTTAGGGATTCCTACGCATCCTTCATTACCAACTACTTGCACCAAGCCAACCGAAAACCTTAGCTCAACTCTAgcgtagtacatggcagatctggCGTATGCTGGTTCGCAAATGCGAATACACACAAATCCGTGTGGTGTTTTGCCCCGATAGCGTGGATCCAGTCGCCATCTTCGTTGGCAAATTTGCAATTTCTAATTTCTGGCCAGAAGAAGGACGAGAAACAGTAGGAGATCGGAGATTCACCTGCTTTTAGTTGGTCGTCTTGGGAGGGCGGGGTTGGAGTGGGGGTGGGGGGTGGTTAGAGGTGGGAAGGCGCTATGGAtctgctctggttgccatggcaaccagagaaggaCGGCGATGGAGGTAGGGGATCGAGAGGTGGGAGACGATGACGGCAGTTCGGACAGGGGATCGAAAGGAGGCCGGGACGGCTGGGTCGTGCGGGCAGTGCGGTCGTCTGGCCCGGACGTGTGGGCGATTTTGCCATACACCGGACGTGCGAGCTGTGGCTGCGCGCGCCGGACGCAGTCGTgcgggcgggttcttctccatgccACACGAGACGTGCGGCACAACCACCCGATACACCATACAtgtggcagttatcggcgtccAAAATCAAACCTCACAGGGAGCACCAGACGAAAAAAATAAACGAAAGTGGGGGACGAAAAAAAATCATAAAGACTATCCTACCAACATTAAGAGTAGAGATAAGTATAACCGGCACGGAAGCACTCGAGTCACTCGAGTGGATTTTTATTCGAGTTGATATCGACGCACCCCTTTATTGCCCAAGTAGTGAAAAGAAAAGGCCGAATCAAACCAATTAGAAACCGTATCAAACGATTACTGTGCCTCGATAAAACAGCTGGAAACCCGATAATAGACCAGGCACGCCGAACTGAAAAAACAGAAGAGGAGAGAAAGAGGCTTTGCGATGGCCGCCGGCTGGTCCTCCCTCCCCGCCGATCTTCTCAGTGAGATCTCGGGCCGCCTGATCACCGACGCAGACCAGCTCCACGCCCACCAGGTATGCGCCCACTGGCGAGCCTCAATTTCTCCTCCGGCCGCCTACCGCCCGTGGGTCGTCGCCGCCCGACAGGCCCCGGACGAACTGAGCCCAGTCGGCGAGTACTCCCTCCAGCTCCCTCGCGGCGTCCCGGGCGTCGACTTCAAGGCGGCCCCACCCGGTCTCCCGTACTGCTGCGGCACGCCCCGCGGCTGGCTCGCCCTTGCGGACGACGTCCGGTCCCCCACGCGGCTCGTGCTGTGGGAGCCCCACTCCGGCACCGAGATCCCGCTTCCATGCCTGTGCCCGGTCGTCCAGGTCTTCCTCTCCGGCGACCCGCTCGAGTCGTCGCACTGGATGGCCGTCGCGACCCAGCTCAGACGGCCCCGGGCGCATATCCTCTTCTTCTGGCGGCCCGGGGACGCCGCCTGGAGCGGCCCGGCCGCGGTTCCTTGCGCGAAACTCCACAGCGTCGAATTCCATGAGGGGAACATATACTGCATAGACCGCATGTCTAACGTGTCCATCTACGATCTCAAGCTCGGCACGGCGTCCCCTCCCGTGCTCCTCCGGTGCTTCGGCATGTGCCCTAGTCAGGCGTCGGAGTCGTTGGAGACCCGCAAGTATTGGAAGGACTGCGTGCGTGCGGTGCACGTCGTGGCCTGCCGCGGCGAGCTCCTGCTCGTGCTGCTGTTCCACGGCCGCCGCCCGTCGCTCATGGAAGTCTACAGGCCGGCGTGGACGCCCGCTGAATGGCCCTTCCAGGTCGGTGAGAGGGTGACTGACCTCGGGGGCTACGCGCTCTTCCTCGGCTGCAGCGACGCCGTTGCGCTGTCTGCCAAGGAGTACCCGGCGATCAGGGGGAACTGCGTTTACTACCTGGTGCACAACCTCCCCAAGTACAGGAAGCATTGGGCAATGGTGTATGATCTGGGGACGGGTGATGTGGACGATATACCTTACCCCGAGGTGCACAAGCAGGAGAATGGCTGCTGGCCATATTCTTGGTTTTGTCCTCGAAGGCCCTTCCTGAAGAAGCAGGTAGTTTAAGCAGTAAGCACAGACTTCAAAATTAATCTTTTCTTGACGAAATTCCCGTTGTAACTGTTTTAATCACAGAATTTCGTTACGAAATTCCTATTGTATAACTGTTAAGACCGCAGGATTTCCTAGTAAAAACCACTAAATTATACTGTATCAAAACTGTTAGAGCACATCTTCCGTTGGATTTTTGACCGTTGGATCAGCATTGTCTGAGATTTGTGCTCTTTGACTATTTGTCTCCAAATAATAGGCTCGATGAAAGCTGATTTGCTGATCAAAATTGTTACTCTAATCCCGAGCACAAATGCACCCTCATTTAAAGACATTATAACTGAGCACTATTGGAGCCCTCTCATGCCATTATCGTTTTTGGCCATCAGATGTCAAGTTGTGGGTGTTTTTGGCGGTTGGATTTCCCTCTAATCCCGTCCAGCCTTCCTCTGctgtgcaaatcgggctccatgggCTGGGTCGCTTCTCCCATAACAAAATCCACGATCTCCTGTTAACCGGGCCTGATGGGCCTTCGGTTTGTCGCAATCGCTTTCCCCCGTCACAACTTTGGAAGGGTGAAAAAAAAATCGTCGAGGGCACACACTCTCTACTCCCATGTGGCGTTATGTGGTGCGGCTCGTTTGGAGCGGAAGAGGAACTTGCTCCATCGAGAGGAGTTGAGACAGTCGATCGCTTCTCTCGAGGAAAAAGAAGTGAGTCGCGGGGTCGCGTGGTTACTGGTGAGAGGCGAGTGTTAGCGATGTGGTTCGCGCAGTTACTGGTCGCGGACCGAGACCATGCGGCCGTGTTGGTCCGAGCCTCCCGACGTGCATGCAGATGCAGGTAGGTGAAGCGGAGGGTGAAACTGACTCGCTATAGTTGAAGCATTGAAGGAGGCAATGAATTTTCAGTTCTAGGGAGTAGGGAGCATTCACTGCGAGCGAGCGATGTGCGCCACTCACGGGCGGCGACTAATGGAGGTGTGCCTTTTCCCCAACCTACAACCGCTTCAGTTCCTGCGCTCACATATAGCTTCGTCTCCTGGTGCTCTCCCTCATCCTTCCTGCTCCAGCAAACGGATTGCCTATCACGGGAGAGTGAGAGTTTTTTTTGAAAGACCCAGCAATTGCTGGCGTTTCATTTCATTAGCAGGAAGCAGTGGGGGAAaacatggggggggggggttcagactagccacaatgggtagtaacatagagtagtaacatgggcatgttactactctatgttactacctccacagtgggtaataacatatgtgttgtgtcatgcatcacttcatttattaggttatagacttatcttttcttgatatgtgtgatgttacagtaactagctatgttaccacatgcctctctttcttcattaattacatgccacatcatctattttgcctagataaatgtgatgttaccacctatgttactcccactgtgggtagtctcatGCCCTAGGGCCAAGTACAGGAAAGGTGTACATCATACAACGACGAACCAAAAATTCCGGCCGTCAAAAATAGGAGCAAAAACTACTTCCTCACGGTGGATCCCAGAAGGGGCTCTGCAGGGTAATGGCACCTGCCTGGCGCCATAGTTGAACACAGTTGTCGATGGCCCGGAAGATGGCATCTGTCACTGGTTGCTTGCCATTGAAGGTGCACTCGTTTCGCTCTTTCCTGATTTCCTAGCAAGTCAGAAGGATGATTGTTTTTGCCACTTTCCTGGAAGCCATTGGCGTTGCCTGAACCATCTTCTGCACGATCTGCATGGGGTTGGAGGCCGTCCATGAGTCGCACGAGAGGAGGTTTGAGCATCCTCTCCTGCACCCCACCAATCGCCAGACGGCGAGGGCGGCTGGGCAATCCCATATGAGATGGTGTGCTGACTCAAGGCTACGAACACACAGTTGGCAGAAGTAGCTGTTCGGCCAACTCCTTCGCTGGAGGCGATCGTTTGTCCACAGGTGATCCATCAGCAGCAGCCAGGCAAAAAATTTGATGTTTCCGGGTGCCCATGTCTTCCAGACTAGATCATCCATGGTTGATCGTAGTCTGCCCTGGAATTGCATCGCGTAGGCTGATCTTGCTGTGTATTGCCCCTTTGCATCCTGGTTCCAATGGATGGTGTCCTGGGTGCCCTCGCTGAACTCGGTTGCAGCTGTGGCGATCTGGCGGTGCAGTCTAATGAACTCTGGCAGCAAAGGCAATGTGTCCCCGTGCCTAAGGTCATTTATCCAGTTATCATCCCTGATCGCGTCACGCACTGTCCGCTTCTTCCTCTTGGAGTGGTTGTAGAGGCCTGGGTATGCCGCAGCAAGGGTGCAGGTTCCAAGCCACCGGGAGTGCCAGAACATTGCAGTCAAACCATCGCCAATTGTCACTGTGGTTGCCACTGCGAACAGAGCTATGTCCTCGGTGTTGCATGGCGGCGAGGTACCTCACCAAGGCCGGGAAGGGTCTGTCCAGGCAATCCATAGCCATCTGAGCCTCAAAGCGCGACCAAAACGCTCAAAATCAGGGATTCCCAAGCCTCCATGCATGGTCGGCGAGCACACCGTCGACCAGTTCACCTTGCAACTAGCTCCTGTGATCTCCTCCTCCTGCTTCCACAAAAATTTCCTTCTGCACTTATCAATGTCTTTCAGTAGCTTCTTGGGGATCCGCAGAACTGTGAGTGCAAAAGTCGGCATGGCACTGAGCACACATCTAACAAGAATCCTCCGGCTAGCAATAGGCAGCAGTCTGCCTTTCCATCCCGCTAGCCTTGCCCTAAGCCTATCAATGATGAACTGTAGATGCACTAGCCTTAATCTAGAAGTGGTAATGGGCAGGCCGAGGTAGGTGGCTGGGAAGGTGCCTATTGCACCTCCAAAATTCTGTAGCACGCCCTCGAGGTCGACGTTGTCACATCTAATAGGTAGGGCTGATGACTTTGAGGGGTTTATATGAAGGCCCGTGGATTCGCCGAAGCTCTGAAGAATGTCGAGTAGCGCATCGATCTCCTGTTTTATTGGGTTTGCAAAGATTACAGCGTCGTCAGCATAGAGACTGACTCTAAGCTTGAGCTCTCTGCCGGGCAAGGGGGCAAGGAGCTGTCGGTGCATGGCTTCTTCTAAGAGATGATGGAGCGGGTCAATCGCCAATATGAACAGGAAGGGCGATAGGGGGTCCCCTTGCCGGAGTCCTCAGCGGTGCCTGATCTTGCGTCCCGGCGAGCCATTGAGGAGGAAGGATGAGGATGAGGTGGCGAGGAGTAGAGCTATCCAGTCTCTCCACCGAGCACTGAATCCCAACTTTTGCATCAGTTCAAGGATGTACTCCTAGGATACATTATCGAAGGCTTTGGCAATGTCAAGCTTAAGCAGTATTGCAGGGGTCTTTTTCCTGTGTAGAGCTTTGACGCAATTCTGGACGTACAGGAAACTATCATGGATGCATTTGGTGCGAAGGAAAGCCGACTGGGCCGGGGAGACGAGGGTGTGGATGACCGTGGCCAGCCTCATTGACAGGACTTTGTAAATAAGCTTGGCGATGGAGTGGATCAGACTAATGGGCCTATAATCGCTAATGGTGGATGCCCCATCTTTTTTTGGCAGGAGGGCAACTATGGCTGTGTTGAGCATGGCAAAGTTTCTGCCAGCGAGGTTGTAGAACTGAGAGAAGGCCGCCATGATGTCGCTTTTGATCAGCGCCCAACAGGATCTAAAGAAGGTGCCGGAGAAACCATCCGGCCCCGGTGATCGTTCGGCCGGGGAGGACCTGATCGCCAGCCACACTTCTTCCTCGGTGAAAGGGTTGTCGAGGCCACCATCGTGAATTTGTGGTAGTTGGAGTGCATTCTAGTGAACAGTAAATCCCAGGAAAAAAATGAAATGTTGATTGTCTGTTACGTGCAGATCATCTTGTCTCGGAAAGGAAATGTGAAGAATGCTGATGTGATTAATGATGAATGAACCGTAACCATTGTATTGATTGTGTGTTATGGTACAATGTATACGTCTGAAATAGAGGCGACATTACAAAAGGATGTGTAGGTTGCTCGCGAAGTTTCAACAATGCAACGGCACACCGACGGGAACAAGGGGAGATTTCCTTTAATTAAtgaaaacactaacgcccacatgtgtgaCAACATTGCAACTCGCACACACGTCTGAATCACCGTCCAGTTAAGTTTACACGAATTTTGACACATCGAGGCATTTTTTGCGTGCCATGTAGGACAAGGCCGGTGTGAGGGCGTTGGAGAGGTCGCCCACACGTCCCACAGCACGCGGTTGTCAGCTGTGTTGTGTGGACGAACTAGTTTCTGTCTACATAGCCACCACCTAGTCCAAGCACGTGTGGGCGAACTATCATTCGCCCACACGACAGTCGTACGTtgttggatggcaactgcagttgcgcgtacatggcaactaggtaaacacacatggcaactatgattcgTTTGCTAGACGGCAAATGCAGTTGCGCGTACGTGACAATCAGGTAAAcatacatggcaactgtgattaaccacacgtggcaactaggtaaacatacatgtcaactattgtttgatcatatgtggcaagtagttaatcacacacgacaacaatagtttgattacacgcggcaactaccataaattagacatggcaactatagttaaccaaaacagagaGAGAGTTGTTGTGCTTTTACAACCATATTTGCCATCCGAATAACTACATATGTCATCccggatggcaactaaatcgtcatcccaCGGGTACTTATTGTAGTTGCGCCAGGACGTGTGGGCTTCGTGCCACAGGCGCAGGGTGGGGATGAATAGTACTTGttgggcgtgtggcacgaagtagttgcgcccacacgtgtgggcaattctacTGTCCGTCCCCACACAACCCGTGTGGGCTGCCCCCGCTCATGCCACACACGGTGTGTGGGCGAATGCCTATTATGCCACACGTGTGGTGCATATCGGCGTCCATTAACAAAAACCGGTTTAATTAAGTTGTAACACTCCCTCCTAATAAGTTTAGAAAAACACTCCTAATCCCGCAGAGCATAGTTTGGTGGTGGAAAGGGGCTGATGTCTTGCcatccacccaggttcaaggcataatATTTATAATTTggatttgttgcaccaattatattaTAAACACCTCCTTTACAGTCTTTCTGTTAAAGGGGGTCCCTTTAATTAAACTGTATCGTCACAAGCCACATTATCGTCATACATAATGGTAGATTCGATAGAACCAATTTCACATGATTGATGTATGTGATTGATCATTCTACGAAGCTACATGCATTCGTGTGTTGCCTCCTCATAtaatgaattttttttcttctaAGCCTTTTGtcgcaaacaagttggggtaggttagatgtgaaaccctttcacgaggactttccAGGAGGTcatccatcctagtactactctcgttcAAATGGATTTCATACATGTAGGAACACAAAATCGGTTTGCAATCTCGTATTACCTGGCGATGCAAGAGACATACGCCAacaacgacgatgcaggagacagacTGCCAACATCTGACATTTATTCAAGTCCTACCACATGGGACATAACTGTAGCTCAACGGGTCCCAAAATTGAGCAATGTTTGATGAACCTGTCAACGTAAACAAATGAGGCAACAATATAGCCAGTAGACGTGGCAGCAGTATCTGCTGAAATACTCCCAAGTAGAGCAGCTAAACCGAAATAGCGAAGTATTCACTGATCAGAACAAATGTATGTGCGTGATGCGTCTCTTCGGGTGTGCTTCGTCGAACACTATTTGTCGTTGACGAGTGGGCTGTAAACAGGGTACCACATCTTCCGAGCCACGTAATCCACCGTATCCGACTGTGAACACATAGAAAGAATCAGGCAATGTTCTGGCGAGCAACTTTAGGGATGTGAGATTTTGAATGGCGTACCTCTGACATGCTCCTGAGGTCCCGAGGATCCAAGTCAGAGCATCCCTCGGCCAGATCTTCATCAACGGCAGCACGGGCGACTGCAGCGCCGACACGTGCGGTGATGTGCCTGATACTGCGATGTGTGGTGGGTGGTAATCAGCAACAATAGAATGCTTGGAGCAAGGTGTCGTGGTTACAGAGTGCAATGACACGAGTTGGGTCATTGAGCAAACCTTGAAATTGAAGGAAAGAGGATTCCTTTTCGAATCGCATCATCTGTGATGTATGAAGCAAGGCTGCACCGGCAATTGTTAAACAAATGCTTAGCTGAATTTTGTTCAGGGAAGGAGAACAAAACAAGAGCCATGCGAGATATATTAACTACAAAAACTGTACAATGTAAGTTTGTGAGAAGTCCTTTGGCTGAAAACTGCAAGCTAAAAGTTTTGCACTTTGTCTCCCAGTTACATTAGTACCTACTCACTCCATTCCAAATTAATTGTTCtaggtttgtcctaagtcaaacttctttaagtttgaccaagtttatgtaAAGGTGTGCTAAGATCTAAAGCAACAAATATATATAATGCGCAAATATATTTTATAAAGAATCTAATGAAACTAATTTGTTGTTGTAGATGTCGATATATGGACAAAACTAGAACTTCAACTAATTTGGAACGGATCGAGTGAAAGGCTAAAATCAAGGACATCCCACGCAAATGGTGCTTAAATAGTTAAATGAGGTAATAACCAAGGAGACGTCATCAGGTAGGACCAATGAGACGATCCTATCAAACGAAACTTACCACTCAGCTGCAGCATGGAGCATGCCATCCGAAATATGCCGAGCACCTGACAGAAGGGCTCCTAAACCAATCCTGTATTTCACAGAGATTTGGATCAGGTGAAAACAAAAACCGGAGACTCCAAGGAAAGACACAAAGATTATCATACCCAGGAAACAGATACATGTTGTTTGCTTGATTAGCATAGCCTTTTCTACCATTGCCTGGGACAACCCCCTTGTAGCATTATCAGTCACCGACAATGATTTAGAGTATGCAAACAATAGAAACGAGATTAAATATGACTCACTTAAAGTAACATTACTGAAAGGGCTTCCACTGGCAAATACTGCATTTTCTCCAACATGCTTGAATACATCTTCAGGCGTACATTCAGCTGCAACAAAAAAAGGCCAATGTTAGTGACTATCTTTAAGTATTTGAAAGTAAATATAGGGAGAAACCTTTAGTAGTTGGGTTGGACATTGCAAAAATTGCAGGGCAGGGGGAGTCAGATTCTTTCATAGCCTTGAGAACCTGAGGTGATAAAATATTCCTAAGTTAAAGCTCAATTGCTGATGTGATATATTAAGGCATATGAAATTATGAATATCACAACAGTATGACCCTATAATTAAGCATTGCCAGTACGATTCTAGCCAATTTAATGCTATAGATCAAGAAAGGAGACGATTTTTTGGACCTAACAGAAAGCATACATATTTGAGGCTGTCGGTGTCCATGGGACCATTCTGAATCATGATGAAGAGTACGCATATATCCTGAGATATGATCCTTAAATGTAACAATGGTGAATTTATAATGTTAACTGGAACTTCTTGGCGCACATGTTCTACCTCAAGGGGGGGTTCACATCATACATAGCCGGGCGCAATAAATCTCTAGCACTATGAGAGTGTATTTATCAGTACTTTCGAGTATTTCTAGATATGGGAATCAGGAAAGGGCGGTCACAGTCCTTCACTAAACTTAAAAATGGACTACTTGCTACTACAGACAAGACCCTGGTATGAGGGTTGATAGGACCGGGCTGCTAAAATAGGGAAAAGAAATAGAAGAAACACCATCAGCTTCCAGCAGTCATGAGATAATAAGATTACACAACGATGGAGCTTACCTCCTCGTTAAAT encodes:
- the LOC119335453 gene encoding uncharacterized protein LOC119335453; amino-acid sequence: MAAGWSSLPADLLSEISGRLITDADQLHAHQVCAHWRASISPPAAYRPWVVAARQAPDELSPVGEYSLQLPRGVPGVDFKAAPPGLPYCCGTPRGWLALADDVRSPTRLVLWEPHSGTEIPLPCLCPVVQVFLSGDPLESSHWMAVATQLRRPRAHILFFWRPGDAAWSGPAAVPCAKLHSVEFHEGNIYCIDRMSNVSIYDLKLGTASPPVLLRCFGMCPSQASESLETRKYWKDCVRAVHVVACRGELLLVLLFHGRRPSLMEVYRPAWTPAEWPFQVGERVTDLGGYALFLGCSDAVALSAKEYPAIRGNCVYYLVHNLPKYRKHWAMVYDLGTGDVDDIPYPEVHKQENGCWPYSWFCPRRPFLKKQVV